The following are encoded together in the Bacillus cereus group sp. RP43 genome:
- the gabP gene encoding GABA permease, giving the protein MNKNLKKDLKIRHITMISIGGVIGAGLFVGSGAVVHSAGPGSIVSYALAGLLVVFVMRMLGEMAAINPTSGSFATYAREAIGPWAGYTIGWLYWFFWVIVIAIEATAGAGIIQYWIPQIPLWLLSLILTILLTLTNVFSVKSFGEFEYWFSFIKVISIVLFLCLGLAVILGFVPGTEAPGTSNLVGQGGFMPNGISSVLIGITVVIFSFMGSEIVAVAAGESAEPVKAVKTATNSVIWRILVFFIGSIAVVVTLLPWNSANILKSPFVAVLEHIGIPAAAQIMNFIVLTAVLSCLNSGLYTNSRMLFSMAERGDAPKAFLKLNSSGVPVRAVLFGTFFAYIGVVFSYISPDKVFLFLVNASGGIALLVYLVIAVSHLKIRKKMGKVEQQNLKVKMWLFPYVTYVTIAAIIAVLVAMVAIESLRSQALLTMLVTVLIIVSYFIFNRNKNGSVLNPKSGDKEPVQF; this is encoded by the coding sequence TTGAATAAAAATCTTAAGAAAGACCTCAAAATACGCCATATTACAATGATCTCAATTGGCGGCGTAATAGGTGCGGGTTTGTTTGTTGGAAGTGGTGCAGTTGTGCATTCAGCGGGACCAGGCTCTATCGTTTCATATGCATTAGCAGGACTTCTAGTCGTTTTCGTTATGAGAATGCTAGGAGAAATGGCAGCTATTAATCCGACAAGTGGTTCATTTGCAACATATGCACGTGAAGCAATTGGTCCATGGGCGGGTTATACAATTGGGTGGCTATATTGGTTTTTCTGGGTAATTGTTATTGCAATAGAAGCTACAGCAGGTGCTGGCATCATTCAATACTGGATTCCGCAAATTCCGTTATGGTTATTAAGCTTAATATTAACAATTTTATTAACGTTGACGAATGTTTTTTCAGTGAAATCATTTGGAGAGTTTGAATATTGGTTTTCATTTATTAAAGTAATTAGTATTGTTTTGTTCCTATGCCTTGGTCTTGCTGTGATTTTAGGATTTGTACCAGGAACGGAAGCACCTGGCACTTCAAATTTAGTAGGGCAAGGAGGATTTATGCCAAATGGTATAAGTTCGGTGCTGATTGGAATCACCGTCGTTATATTTTCATTTATGGGATCAGAGATTGTTGCAGTAGCGGCTGGTGAATCTGCCGAACCTGTAAAAGCAGTAAAAACAGCAACAAATAGTGTAATTTGGCGTATTCTCGTATTTTTTATTGGATCTATCGCTGTAGTTGTTACACTTCTTCCATGGAACTCAGCAAACATATTAAAAAGTCCGTTTGTAGCGGTACTTGAGCATATAGGAATACCAGCGGCAGCACAAATTATGAATTTTATCGTTTTAACAGCTGTACTTTCTTGCTTGAATTCAGGTTTATATACAAACTCAAGAATGCTTTTTTCGATGGCAGAAAGAGGAGATGCTCCAAAGGCATTTTTAAAATTGAACAGTAGTGGTGTTCCAGTTCGGGCAGTTTTATTTGGAACGTTCTTTGCTTATATTGGAGTTGTTTTTAGTTACATATCTCCAGATAAAGTCTTTTTATTTTTAGTGAATGCATCTGGTGGGATTGCGTTACTAGTTTATCTCGTTATAGCAGTTTCACATTTAAAGATACGTAAAAAAATGGGGAAAGTGGAACAACAAAATTTGAAAGTGAAAATGTGGCTTTTCCCGTATGTAACATATGTTACAATTGCCGCTATTATAGCAGTTTTAGTTGCAATGGTTGCAATTGAATCTTTACGTTCACAAGCACTTTTAACGATGCTTGTTACTGTTCTTATTATAGTTTCTTATTTTATTTTTAATAGAAATAAAAATGGTTCGGTTTTGAATCCTAAAAGTGGGGATAAAGAACCCGTTCAATTCTAA
- a CDS encoding iron-containing alcohol dehydrogenase: protein MQNFVFRNPTKLIFGKGQLEQLKTEIPQFGKKVLLVYGGGSIKRNGIYDNVSSILKDISAEVFELTGVEPNPRLSTVKKGIQICKDNGVEFILAVGGGSVIDCTKAIAAGSKYDGDVWDIVTKKAFASEALPFGTVLTLAATGSEMNAGSVITNWETNEKYGWGSPVTFPQFSILDPVHTASVPRDQTIYGMVDIMSHVLEQYFHHGTNTELQDRYCESVLKTVIETAPKLLSDLENYEHRETILYCGTMALNGILAMGVRGDWATHNIEHAVSAVHDIPHGGGLAILFPNWMKHVVDENVSRFKQFAIRVFDVETDGKTDKEVALEGIEALRQFWTSIEAPVTLADYAIRESEIDLMADKAMAYGEFGNFKKLNKDDVLEIYKASL, encoded by the coding sequence ATGCAAAATTTTGTATTTCGTAATCCAACAAAACTTATTTTTGGTAAAGGACAATTAGAGCAGTTAAAAACTGAGATTCCACAGTTCGGTAAGAAAGTTCTTCTCGTATATGGAGGAGGAAGTATTAAAAGAAACGGTATTTATGATAATGTAAGTTCTATTTTAAAGGATATAAGTGCGGAAGTGTTTGAATTGACAGGTGTTGAACCGAATCCTCGTTTATCAACTGTAAAGAAAGGGATTCAAATTTGTAAAGACAATGGAGTCGAATTTATTTTAGCAGTTGGTGGAGGAAGTGTAATCGACTGTACGAAAGCGATTGCTGCAGGTAGTAAATATGATGGTGATGTATGGGATATTGTAACAAAAAAAGCATTTGCTAGCGAGGCGTTACCATTTGGTACTGTACTCACTCTTGCAGCAACAGGTTCTGAAATGAATGCAGGGTCTGTAATTACAAATTGGGAAACGAATGAAAAGTACGGATGGGGTAGTCCAGTTACATTCCCGCAGTTTTCAATTTTAGATCCAGTTCATACGGCGTCTGTGCCGAGAGATCAAACAATTTATGGTATGGTCGATATTATGTCGCACGTATTAGAGCAATATTTCCATCACGGCACGAATACAGAATTACAAGATCGTTATTGTGAATCTGTTTTAAAAACAGTAATTGAAACAGCTCCTAAGCTTTTAAGTGATTTAGAAAATTATGAGCATAGGGAAACGATTTTATATTGCGGAACGATGGCTTTAAACGGTATTTTAGCAATGGGAGTAAGAGGAGATTGGGCAACTCATAATATTGAGCATGCAGTTTCTGCTGTTCATGATATACCACATGGGGGTGGCCTTGCGATTTTATTCCCGAACTGGATGAAGCATGTTGTAGATGAAAATGTAAGTCGTTTTAAACAATTCGCTATTCGTGTATTCGATGTAGAAACAGATGGGAAGACCGATAAAGAGGTTGCATTAGAGGGAATTGAGGCGTTACGTCAATTTTGGACTTCGATTGAAGCGCCAGTAACATTAGCTGATTACGCTATTAGAGAAAGTGAAATTGACTTAATGGCGGATAAAGCGATGGCTTATGGTGAATTCGGTAACTTTAAAAAATTAAATAAAGATGATGTTCTTGAAATTTATAAAGCTTCTTTATAA
- a CDS encoding metallophosphoesterase, with product MNTHHVKKEQKKSILKKFIISLISILMIPISFYFYATEIERRLVSVTWNEIEAPTIPKEFNNKKILQFSDVHLGPEFTLKQLDNLVEKMNELCPDIVVFTGDLIDKFGSYNEERAEAKEILRKIHAPLGKYAVFGNHDRGGGGNLFYKRYMEEAGFSVLVNDVQKIKVENGKYITISGLDDFLLGKPQIDSTLKNLRQQDFNMLLVHEPDVVDKVAGYPVDFQISGHSHGGQVQIPFVGPLITTKLAEKYVEGMYELEGKSKSLYLYVNRGIGTTRMPVRFWSVPELSVFVLKQSSN from the coding sequence ATGAATACGCATCATGTAAAAAAAGAGCAAAAAAAATCAATCTTAAAGAAATTTATTATTAGTTTAATAAGTATATTAATGATTCCAATAAGCTTCTATTTCTATGCAACAGAAATAGAACGAAGGTTAGTATCGGTCACGTGGAATGAAATAGAAGCTCCTACGATTCCTAAAGAGTTTAACAATAAAAAGATATTGCAATTCTCAGATGTACATTTAGGGCCAGAGTTTACATTGAAGCAACTAGATAATTTGGTGGAGAAAATGAATGAGTTATGTCCAGATATAGTAGTTTTCACAGGGGATTTAATAGATAAGTTCGGATCTTATAATGAGGAAAGAGCGGAGGCAAAAGAAATTTTGAGGAAAATTCATGCTCCTCTCGGAAAGTATGCTGTGTTTGGGAATCATGATAGAGGCGGGGGCGGTAATTTATTCTACAAAAGGTACATGGAGGAAGCGGGTTTTTCTGTTTTAGTAAATGACGTGCAGAAAATTAAAGTGGAAAATGGCAAGTATATTACAATATCAGGTTTGGATGATTTTTTATTAGGGAAACCACAAATAGATTCGACTTTAAAAAACTTAAGACAACAAGATTTCAATATGCTATTAGTACATGAGCCTGATGTTGTAGACAAAGTAGCTGGTTATCCAGTTGATTTTCAAATCTCAGGACATAGTCACGGAGGACAAGTTCAGATTCCTTTTGTAGGTCCTTTAATTACCACAAAATTAGCAGAGAAGTATGTTGAAGGAATGTATGAATTAGAAGGAAAGAGTAAGTCGTTATATTTATATGTAAATCGCGGTATTGGAACGACTCGAATGCCTGTCAGGTTTTGGAGTGTACCTGAACTTTCAGTTTTTGTATTGAAGCAAAGTAGTAACTAA
- a CDS encoding DUF420 domain-containing protein, whose amino-acid sequence MVDQSTNQKSYAPIVITLSVLVNAIILFLFFGPVGYEGEVHFDVTILPMLNAIFNSFTFVFLLAALFSIIKKNVKMHRGFILAAFTTTLLFCVSYLSYHYLAPATHFGGEGFIKYVYFIILITHIILAAIIVPLALFALVFGFTNQLTRHRKIVRWTMPIWLYVSLSGVIVYLMISPYYQ is encoded by the coding sequence TTGGTGGATCAATCAACTAATCAGAAAAGCTATGCTCCTATTGTGATAACGCTTTCTGTACTTGTAAATGCGATTATTTTATTTTTGTTCTTTGGGCCTGTTGGCTATGAAGGAGAAGTACATTTTGATGTAACAATTTTACCAATGTTAAATGCAATCTTTAATAGTTTTACGTTTGTATTTTTATTAGCAGCATTATTCTCTATTATTAAAAAGAATGTAAAAATGCATCGTGGATTTATTCTTGCAGCATTTACAACGACTTTACTATTTTGTGTTTCATATTTATCGTACCATTACTTGGCGCCAGCGACACATTTTGGTGGAGAAGGATTCATTAAGTATGTTTATTTCATCATTTTAATAACACATATTATCCTTGCGGCGATTATTGTACCACTTGCATTGTTTGCACTTGTATTTGGTTTTACAAATCAATTAACACGTCACCGTAAAATTGTGCGTTGGACGATGCCGATTTGGTTATATGTAAGTTTATCTGGTGTTATTGTTTACTTAATGATCTCGCCTTATTATCAATAA
- a CDS encoding amidohydrolase, with amino-acid sequence MIETWHKELESLYNQMVSWRRDFHQYPELSFQEIETPKKIAEILKSFHIDVKTDVGGRGIIGVIEGGIPGKTIALRADFDALPIQDEKQVSYKSKVPGVMHACGHDGHTATLLGVAKILSDNRDQLSGKIVLIHQHAEEKEPGGAIAMIEDGCLEGVDVIFGTHLSSQMPLGIVGAKAGAMMAAADTFEVKIQGRGGHGGMPHHTVDAIIVATQVINQLQLLVSRKVDPLQSAVLTVGTFHAGQADNIIADTATFTGTIRTLDPEVREFMEKEFKRVVEGICQSLHAEVNIQYKRGYPILINHLDETSHFIEIAKRDLGRDRVIEVPPIMGGEDFAYYLEHVPGAFFFTGAGNEKIGATYPHHHPQFDFDERAMLVGGKLLLSLVTSYLSNGEEFLGNLDVNVTK; translated from the coding sequence ATGATAGAAACATGGCATAAAGAATTGGAAAGTTTATATAACCAAATGGTTTCGTGGCGAAGAGACTTTCATCAATACCCAGAGCTATCGTTTCAAGAAATAGAAACACCCAAAAAAATAGCTGAAATCTTAAAAAGTTTTCATATTGATGTGAAAACAGATGTCGGGGGAAGAGGGATAATCGGCGTAATTGAAGGTGGAATACCTGGGAAGACGATCGCGTTGCGTGCTGATTTTGATGCACTACCGATTCAAGATGAAAAGCAAGTTTCATATAAATCAAAGGTTCCTGGCGTAATGCACGCTTGTGGCCATGATGGACATACAGCAACACTTTTAGGCGTTGCAAAAATATTAAGTGATAACAGAGACCAACTTTCAGGAAAAATAGTCCTTATTCATCAACATGCAGAAGAGAAAGAACCTGGTGGGGCAATTGCTATGATTGAGGATGGTTGTTTAGAAGGAGTAGATGTTATTTTTGGAACACATTTATCTTCTCAAATGCCTTTAGGAATTGTTGGGGCGAAAGCTGGAGCAATGATGGCTGCAGCTGATACTTTTGAAGTGAAGATTCAAGGACGAGGCGGTCACGGAGGTATGCCGCATCATACTGTAGATGCCATTATCGTTGCAACACAAGTTATTAATCAATTGCAACTTTTAGTTAGTAGAAAAGTAGATCCGTTGCAATCAGCTGTATTAACAGTTGGTACATTCCATGCTGGTCAAGCAGATAATATTATTGCGGATACTGCTACATTTACAGGGACAATTCGGACGTTAGATCCTGAAGTGAGAGAATTTATGGAGAAGGAATTTAAACGAGTTGTTGAGGGGATTTGTCAGTCTCTTCATGCTGAAGTTAATATTCAATATAAACGTGGTTATCCAATATTAATAAATCATCTAGATGAAACGAGTCATTTTATAGAGATTGCGAAACGTGATCTTGGAAGAGACAGAGTCATTGAAGTACCACCTATTATGGGTGGAGAAGATTTTGCATATTACTTAGAACATGTTCCAGGAGCATTTTTCTTTACAGGTGCGGGTAATGAAAAAATAGGAGCAACATATCCACATCATCATCCTCAATTTGATTTTGATGAACGTGCGATGTTGGTTGGTGGGAAGTTACTTTTAAGTCTTGTGACTAGTTATTTAAGCAATGGAGAAGAATTTCTTGGAAATTTAGATGTGAATGTGACAAAGTAA